Proteins co-encoded in one Mastacembelus armatus chromosome 24, fMasArm1.2, whole genome shotgun sequence genomic window:
- the chga gene encoding chromogranin-A → MIGRGLFVLSVLSSCVLSLPVTPSHLENEDVKVMKCIVEALADVLSRPHLMPVSQECLDTLKADDRLVTILRHHNFLKEMQDIAVQGGQERAQLQRGTIAPDPTTQAHETTGDAADRSMLEALGGPGERAILSQKRRAGNLDKEKENNERLRDEVSQDNDIAEEVQVKRENDESPGGHVSESVEEWSEGEPEKREEEEEEEEDYEEKRVNSEENSEENMIMDKKGAGSDGKKSKTKVKKFDEEDEEEKEKRSSVFSHKQDQKKKEEEDDEEEEREMKTGSRESPKQWARRGQSLQLQKKASGKEVQQLSIHQQVPHHSKEVTEEEEEEKKSTPEEKELQMIAQRAPEERRVSEEEGSASRKSEEPEIESLAAIESELENVAQKLHELRQG, encoded by the exons ATGATCGGGAGAGGACTGTTCGTTTTGTCTGTACTGTCCAGCTGCG TTCTGTCATTGCCAGTGACTCCAAGTCATCTGGAGAATGAAGACGTAAAg GTGATGAAATGCATCGTGGAGGCGTTGGCAGATGTGCTATCAAGGCCCCATCTCATGCCCGTCAGTCAGGAGTGTCTGGACACACTGAAGGCAG ATGACAGGCTTGTTACTATTCTTCGCCATCACAACTTTCTGAAGGAGATGCAAGACATCGCTGTTCAAG gtGGCCAAGAGAGAGCTCAGCTGCAAAGAGGCACTATTGCACCCGACCCAACAACACAAGCTCACGAGACAACAGGCGATGCTGCTG ATCGATCCATGTTGGAGGCTTTAGGAGGCCCTGGTGAAAGAGCCATCCTATCCCAGAAGAGGAGGGCTGGAAACCtagataaagagaaagaaaataatgagaGGCTGAGAGATGAAGTGTCACAGGACAATGACATCGCTGAAGAGGTGCAAGTGAAGAGGGAAAATGACGAGAGCCCAGGAGGTCACGTCTCTGAGTCTGTGGAAGAGTGGAGTGAGGGCGAGCctgaaaagagagaggaagaagaagaagaagaggaggattaTGAAGAGAAGAGAGTGAATTCAGAGGAGAATTCAGAGGAAAACATGATCATGGATAAGAAAG GTGCTGGatctgatggaaaaaaaagcaaaactaaagTGAAGAAATttgatgaagaagatgaagaggagaaagaaaaaagatccTCAGTTTTCTCACACAAACAAGaccagaagaagaaggaggaggaggacgacgaggaggaggagagggagatgaAGACAGGGAGCAGGGAGAGTCCAAAGCAATGGGCCAGAAGGGGCCAGAGCTTGCAACTGCAGAAAAAAGCAAGTGGAAAGGAGGTGCAGCAGCTCAGCATTCATCAGCAAGTGCCGCATCATTCAAAAGAAgtcacagaagaagaggaggaggagaaaaaaagtaCTCCAGAGGAAAAGGAGCTGCAGATGATCGCTCAACGTGcaccagaggagaggagggtgtCCGAGGAAGAAGGGAGTGCCAGTAGAAAGTCAGAG GAGCCAGAGATTGAAAGCCTGGCAGCCATTGAGTCAGAGCTTGAAAATGTTGCCCAGAAACTCCATGAGCTGCGGCAaggatga